The following nucleotide sequence is from Diospyros lotus cultivar Yz01 chromosome 3, ASM1463336v1, whole genome shotgun sequence.
CCCATGCGCAAAATGCCAGAAGCAGCACCCAGGAAGGCCGTACCAGCTCGGGACaaaggggtgttacaattgtggaGAAATAGGGTATCTCAACCAAAACTGCCCAAAGAAAGGAATTACTTGTTTCAACTGCCAGTAGACGGGCCATTTCGCAAAGGACTGTCCCAAGCCGCGACTGATAAGTCAACCCCAGGGGACGTCCGGGAATGCCAGAGCACATCAAGGAAGAGTGTTTCATCTAACACGACAGGATGCGGCAGAGGATCCAACAGTAATTGAAGGTACTATGTTTCTATCTGGTACCCCCatgcatgcattaatagatTCAGGTGCAAGTCACTCATTCATTTCGCATGCATTTGCTAAAATAGTAGGGGACAAACCAGAAATTTTGAATTGTCGAATGATTGTCGCAACCCCAATagggaagtctctagaaacttcaTCAGGGTACAAAGATAGAAAGATTCAAATAGGAGAAGTTGAGTTCCCAGTGGATCTAATTCTtctggaatttcaagattttgatgtGATTCTTGGAATGGACTTCCTAACTAAGTACAATGCCACATTGGACTGTAAAGTTAAGACAGTCTGCCTCAAGAGCAGCGACTTGAACGTCAAGTTTCGAGGGCAAAGGAGGGTAAGTGAACAGAAGTGGATCTCGGCTCTGAAGGCTGAAAGACTGTTGCGTCAAGGGGCACAGGGATACTTGGCTTGTGTTCAAGAGAAAAGCAAGGAGCCCTTAAAGATCGAAGAAGTGCGACTCGTTAAAGAATTCGGGGATGTGTTTCCCGAAGAATTGCCTGGACTGCCACCCCAGCGAGAGATCGAGTTCTCGATAGAGATCGTACCAGGAGCAGGTCCGGTTTCGATACCCCCGTATAAAATGGCTCTTGCAGAATTGAGAGAATTAAAAACCCAACTTCAAGAATTGCTAGACAAGGGATTTATCAGACCTAGTATGTCGCCATGGGGAGCACCAGTACTTTTTGTCAAGAGAAAAGATGGGAGTCTGAGGATGTGTATCGATTATCGACAGCTCAACAAGATAACGGTCAAGAATAAATACCCACTCCCCAGAATCGAGGAGTTGTTCGATCAATTGCAAGGGGCCAAGGTTTTCTCGAAGATTGACCTAAGATCAGGATATTATCAATTAGGAATCAAGGCCGAATACGTGCCTAAGACAACGTTTCGTTCTCGATATGGGCActatgaatttttggtgatgccattcggaCTAACCAACGCCCCAGCAGCTTTTATGGACACCATGAATCGAATCTTCAGGCCGTTTTTGGACAAATTTGTGATCGTGTTTATAAATGACATACTAATATATTCGTCCTCGGAAGAAGAGCACGAATCACATTTAAGGATAATATTGCAAACATTGCAAGAACATAAGTTGTATGTCAAGTtctcaaaatgtgaattttggttgtACCAGGTGTCATTTTTAGGACATGTTATATCGGCCGAAGGGATATCGGTTGACCCGGTCAAGATAGCAGCTGTGACAAATTGGAAGCAACCCCAGTCAGTTACTGAGGTTAAGAGTTTCTTGGGATTGGCAGGGTACTGTAGAAAGTTTGTGGaagggttttcaaaaattgcgaCACCCCTTACCAAGTTAACTTAGAAGGGGGTAAAGTTCGACTAGAACGAACAGTGCGAAGAAAGTTTTCAGAAACTTAAGGCTAAGCTGACAACCGCTCCAGTCCTGGCTATGCCAAACGGATCAGGAGGTTTTATGGTCTACACCGATGCCTCGAGAAACGGGTTAGGATGTGTGCTGATGCAGCACGGGAGAGTCATTGCTTATGGATCTCGACAGCTAAAGAACCATGAAAGAAACTACCCGacccatgatttggaattggctGCAGTGGTATTTGCTctaaagatttggagacattatttgtaCAATgagaagttcaaaatttttactgatcataagagcctacagTACGTCTTCTCATAGAAAGAATTAAACATAAGGCAACAGAGGTGGATGGAGCTGTTAAAAGATTACGATTGTACTATTCAATACCATCCCGGTAAAGCTAATGTTGTGGCAGATGCCCTAAGCAGGAAAGAAACTGCTTGTGTGGCTGAAATGATGGTGGCAGAATGGAAGCTAGTGGAAGCATTTAGCCTGATGACAGTAGAAGTAGTTTCCCGAGGAAACTCGGCCTACGTAGCTAGTCTTACAGTACAGCCAGAGTTAATGGATCAAATACGACAAGCCTACCCCGAAGACTCCCGAATAAAAATGTGGGTTGACGAGTATGGGCAAGCAAAGAAAccagaatttgaggtaagagaaaacatccttcggtttcaaggaagaatatatgtgcctcgtgtgagggaattgtgactgcactctcaccctgtaattaaaacacaaaacaaaacacaataaaaattttatattttatttatttatttaggcgagaggtttatactcgtcagtgtacgagtgcagttgtagttcaaatttaaatttatactttctggataagtccaggtcgtccactgagagatttatttatggcaaaagaaaaaaaagaatgtcacacacacgcacacgcatttagatggattgataacatgatttttttataatttttttagataacaaatactagaaaataaagcaagacagaagttgaaataaatactaaacgtgagaatatgaaattggaaagtacttgagttaagacaatttcagtgccaacccgttgattcccaaatattagcataaaagattagcaacattaatttaatttcagatatgaggatttgttattaaatgcaattaaagataatgatagctctagtttaagcaatccccatacatgatatgcgggattctaatttaagaaactaccataaattcaattacaattaatacacaaaacaactaaattaatcatccgggtttgggtatgatagcgtttccagttctagtaactctcatgcgtgacatgaaagctctaagttaggcttacgctccaatccaaacctagtgattttttcaataatcaaaacacactcatattgaagtttaaaccaatgttactcatttaaagcgtagctttctttgggaatcattggcgttagacactgtccttgccttaacccaagattagatttagctactcatctctattaaattaattgacaacaatttaaatgacataatttaaataacagaatttaaatgacaggaattaaaatagaagaaactaaccggccatttaggcggtagatacaagaattaaaattgcaagaatttaaaggcataaactaaccgtccatttaggcggtgaacaattaaatgacaagaattaaaattgcaagaatttaaaggcataaactaaccgtccatttaggcggtgaataataaagtaataataaataacataagaatttaaaagaagaaaggaagaaaggaagaaagtaagatcacaagagaaaatactaaagaaaatgagagagaacaaaagcaattctcaaagagagaattctaaggaaataactaaactttgattcaagaataataatcacacttacaaatgcaatcaagtgacctatttataggccacaagatgcaatacaaaccacacaatttcaattattcaattagacataattatatctaatgggcactcacacacttaaagttaaatggattttagctataatacacacctaatattaaatggattttagctaaaatacatacctaataaagcactcataaagttaaatggattttagctataatatccacctaatagttaaatggattttagctaaaaaacacacctaataaagctctcataaaaaataaaaatagatttctataaattggtttttaatcttcattaggattaaaaataatccttgggccttctccaaataatattttccatgggttgctcaaattgggccttaattcttcatgggcttgaattcttcatggactttaatttttcatgggtttgatttcttcatggacttgatttctccatggctttgatttcttcatggacttgaattcttcatggactttaagtcttcatgggcttgaattcttcatgcctaaaaaaaaataaaaataatttaatgttattaataaattatatattatatatatgtattacacatggcacatatatatattagattatattatatatatattacatgcatgcatataatgatatatatgtactatatataattttatatattattattatttactttagaacttcattttattcatctttcaatttaaatttacatataaccataaaatatatattaatatctaatttaaaccatatttaagatcgaaagaagggtataattataacaaaatttttacaaaattaaccactaatcaaatTGCGACAAAcaattttgggagaagcccaTTGATCCAGATACTCGATCCACCCCGGAgccaccaagatgtaccaagacttgaaggctgtgtattggtggccaggaatgaagaaaagcgtgGCAAGGTACGTTAGTCAATGTGACACCTGCCAGAGAATTAAGATTGAGCACCAAAAGCCTGGTGGGAGCTTGCAACCATTGGAagttccagagtggaaatgaGAGCacatcacgatggatttcgtgactggACTGCCAAGGAGTCCTAAGGGAAAcaatgctatttgggtgatagtcAACAGACTATCtaagtctgctcatttcttGGCCATAAGGGTAAGTCAACCAATCAGCAAATTAGCTCAACAGTATGTGAATGAGATTGTTAGATTACACGGAGTGCCAGTAAGCATTGTATCAGACCGTGACCCAAGAttcacttctaggttttggggaagTCTACAAGAGAGTTTGGGTACTCAACTTAGGCTAAGTACAACTTATCATCCCCAGACAAATGGTCAGTTAGAAAGGACCATTCAAACCCTAAAAGATATGCTGCGAGCTTGTGCGATTGATTATCCAGGTAGCTGGGAAGAGCATTTACCATtagtagaattcgcttacaataacagctaccacagcagcattggaatggctccctaTGAAGCCTTGTATGGCCGAAAATGTAGATCCCCGGTATGCTGGACTGAAGTAGGTGAACGACAAATCTTGGGACCCGAGATAGTTCAGAAaacgacagaaaagataaaaatcatgCAAGAAAGAATTAAGGAAGCTCAGAATCGCCAGAAGTCCTACGCAgatacaagaagaaggaaattagAGTTTCAAGTAGGCGACAAAGTATACCTGAAGATATCTCCACTAAGGATGGTGACTAGAAGCaataagaaaaaggagaagtTAAACCCTCGATATACAGGGCCATATGATATAGTGGAAAGAATTGGACCAGTCGCTTATCGACTCACTCTACCCTTGGCTCTATCAAACATCCATGACGTGTTTCACGTATCGCAACTGCGAAAGCATGAGCCAGATTCTTCCCAGATAATGCCAGCTGAAGCtatcgagattcaagaaaatctctcGTATGTAGAAAAACCGGTCAGTATTTTGGATCGCAGGGATCAAGTCCTAAGGAACAAATCAATTCCTCTGGTAcaagttttgtggagaaaccCCATAAGCGAAGAAATAACTTgggaacaagaagaagatatgaAACTCAACTATCCATACCTGTTTGAAGACCCTATAGTTAGTATGAGTGAggaatgatcaaatttcgaggacgaaatttttgtaaggagggaagaatgtaataccctaagttttataaataaatttaattaagttatgtTAAATGATTTATTAGgtgtatgtaattaatttagttaattaaatttacCTAAAGTGtgcttatgaaaaatataaataaatatataaatatgatttaagattaaaaggattaaatgaaatcataatatgatttaaaattaaagaaaatcataatttttctttcgtATGTATGTCGTGTAtatatgtaacatcccgttcgagcgataggaagatccagaacaacttaccctgatgggcctacacgaacttcctaggggggtcacccatccctggattacccaggttaagcacgcttaacttgggagttctttgccaacattcagtccaaaaggtatccagcgggtgttgtttccttccttacactatcctcgatatatactaacttctctgggctctcggggtattacaatatatgtaaatatatatacatatatatatatattaaaaaaaatccgAAAATTGAATTTTGCAGAGCAgtgcgcggccagagcatggccgcgcctgcaaATTGTTTCTTGAGGGCAAATGAGGGGATTTAAATGCTGATATGACCGGGGAATGGCCTCTGGGACGCGTGGCCGTCGATGGGGAAGCAAAGCACGTCGaaaatgggctataaatagccaagttcgTGCTGTCCaacccatccgaaaatttcgAGGCCTAGATCAGTCGATTGGGAGTGATTTTGTGAGATTGGAGAGTGGGGTTCTGATCTTCAAGTCGTGGGCTtcgtttctggagaatttggaggcCAACGGAGCAAAGGAGAAGGCGAATCGAAGCTTCGCCGGAAAACGCGCGACTCGCCGGAGCCGAGGGATATTCGACCGATTCGAGGTAAGTTCGatcctatttttttgtaatttttgtatcaaTGTGTTCGTAATGTCGAGATCTAGAGATTAGGAGTAGAAAAATCGAGTTTAGAGGTCAAATGGCCGGCCGACGGCGAAACTctcgccggagaagaagaaccagtcgggcgcgtgagctgcacgcgcccgcgagtgggaagaaggcgcgtgcggCTCACGCGCCCGTCaggaaatttaaaaaacaaaaaaaaaaagagtaaaattttgaaatttttttattaaatttgaaatgttgtttatggTATATTGGTAAAGTAATTTtctgaaaatgccaaaattactaattatttaagtagatttttctattatgaaaataaagaaaaataggattttaattttgaaaattccaagaaaaatttcagaatgttataagtgttatttaagaaatattagtgaaaagaaattgaataaaatgaaatattaggtaattattatgtaatttaagtagatttttctattatagaaataaagaaaaataggattttaattctgaaaatcccaagaaaatttcagaatgttataagtattatttaagaaatattagtgaagagaaatttaataaattgaaagattagtaattattatgtaataattacatatttagctattatgaaataagggaaagagtaggaatttaagttagaaaattctaagaaaatccCAGAATACtaggaatattatttaaggaatattggtaaagagagattaaatttttatgaatcttagataattattatgtattttgaagagataaagcttaaaaaaaaaaaggaagaaattatgaaaaattagcaAATGGTATTCTAAACATAAATCTATGCTGTAGGGGTCCTTGTGAGCAAGGAGATTAAGGGATAGCCGCTTGGCACGTAGTTCGAGACAAATTAGTTGTAAGTATGCTGCCCGAATTtaatacagttataaatgtaattgctcttatcatattggcatgctatgatatgaaatcatcacgtagactgcatcaatggcatgactatgaaatgcacaCATGCATAACGATattgttgatcacacgcatatgaggccgtaaggagtacgaactggcactgctgacctatcaagggtgcacccatacaccccggcctCGAaggaggtggccgctaaaatgataggcagcatgaggggtgtagttgacatctacgatgaaagacattgcatacactcatagcattACATTTGATATTCTAACATGGGTTCgctcctggaacattcaacgttccagccgggacttgcagagatggtTCAGAGATtggtgatgtgtagtgacacAGACATCAAGATGCGAGTAAATATACcatgttataatatgattagtttaagatttatgtatattgttccatcatcaaacgctttatgtattaacttgtattaaatgccatgtacaattattaaattatgcatttgattagtggttaattttgtaaaaattttgttataattatacctttcttttgatcttaaaaatggtttaaattagatattaatatatattttatggttatatgcaagtttaaattgaaaaatgaatgaaatgaaattttaaagtaaaatttaataataataataataatatataaaattatatataatacatatacatcattatatgcatgcatgtaatatatatatataatataatctaatatatatatgtgccatgtgtaatacatatatataatatataatttattaataacattaaattattattattattattattatttttttttttttaggcatgaagaattcaagcccatgaagacttaaagtccatgaagaattcaaatccatgaagaaatcaagtccatgaagaattcaagcccatgaagaattaaggcccaatttgaacaacccatagaaaatattattttgagaaggcccaaggattatttttaatcctaatgaagattaaaaaccaatttatagaaatctatttttattttttatgtgagagctttattaggtgtgtttttttagctaaaatccatttaactattaggtggatgttatagctaaaatccatttaactttatgagtgctttattaggtatgtattttagctaaaatccatttaatattaggtgtgtattatagctaaaatccatttaactttaagtgtgtgagtgcccattagatataattatgtctaattgaataattgaaattgtgtggtttgtattgcatcttgtggcctataaatagctcacttgattgcatttgtaagtgtgattattattcttgaataaaagtttagttgtttccttataattctctctttgagaattgttcttgttctttctcattttctttagtactttctcttataatcttacttttttctttcttcttttaaattcttatgtcatttattattactttattattcaccgcctaaatggccggttaatttgtgcctttaaatttctgcaattttaattcttgtcatttaattattcaccgcctaaatggccggttaatttgtgcttttaaatttctgcaattttaattcttgtcatttaattattcaccgcctaaatggccggttagtttatgcctttaaatttcttgtcatttaaattctgttatttaaattacgtcatttaaatttatgtcaattaactttcaaataaaaatgagtagctaaatctaatcttgggttaaggcaaggacagtgtccaacgccaatgattcccaaagaaagctgcgctttaaataagtaacattaatttcagtatgagtgtgtattaattattaaaaaatcactaggtttggattggagcgtaagcctaacttagagcttttatgccatgtatgagagttactagaactggaaacgctatcatacccaaatctagatgattaatttagttgttttgtgtattaattgcaattggatttatggtggttgcttaaattagaatcccgcatatcatgtatggggattgcttaacctagaactatcatcatctctaattgcatttaataacaaaccctcatatctgaaattaaattaatgttgctaatcttttatgctaaaatttgggaa
It contains:
- the LOC127796932 gene encoding uncharacterized protein LOC127796932, which codes for MAPYEALYGRKCRSPVCWTEVGERQILGPEIVQKTTEKIKIMQERIKEAQNRQKSYADTRRRKLEFQVGDKVYLKISPLRMVTRSNKKKEKLNPRYTGPYDIVERIGPVAYRLTLPLALSNIHDVFHVSQLRKHEPDSSQIMPAEAIEIQENLSYVEKPVSILDRRDQVLRNKSIPLVQVLWRNPISEEITWEQEEDMKLNYPYLFEDPIVSMSEE